One segment of candidate division KSB1 bacterium DNA contains the following:
- a CDS encoding class I SAM-dependent methyltransferase has product MVNWQVYSNWSKWQFQSERREFVSFVIQELDLDQTARVLEIGSGAGWVSLELARRMSDVEVIGVESNPDLVELAKKNKSDQKITNASFVHLDFGSLKTLAHRTFDCIVSFRGLKNWESPIEVFNQLNLLLKPAGSYAIADYRGDLKWLARLSIWYSERTMPKPYRAFWREAFANCYSVQQMIKILISSHLVDWKIRTTLFDFLIYKPKFNSVR; this is encoded by the coding sequence ATGGTGAACTGGCAGGTATATAGCAATTGGTCCAAATGGCAATTTCAAAGCGAACGCCGGGAATTTGTAAGCTTTGTTATCCAGGAGTTGGATTTGGATCAAACGGCCCGGGTATTGGAGATAGGCTCTGGCGCTGGCTGGGTTAGCTTGGAATTGGCGCGACGAATGTCCGATGTCGAAGTGATCGGCGTCGAATCCAACCCAGATCTGGTCGAATTGGCAAAGAAGAATAAATCTGATCAAAAGATAACCAACGCCAGTTTCGTTCATCTCGATTTCGGATCGCTGAAAACTTTGGCTCATCGAACTTTCGATTGCATCGTCTCATTCAGAGGACTGAAAAATTGGGAATCGCCCATTGAAGTATTTAATCAGTTGAATCTTTTATTGAAGCCAGCGGGAAGCTATGCGATTGCAGATTATCGAGGCGATCTCAAATGGCTGGCACGATTGTCAATCTGGTATTCGGAACGAACCATGCCCAAGCCGTATCGGGCGTTTTGGAGGGAAGCGTTTGCCAATTGTTATTCAGTCCAACAAATGATAAAAATTTTGATCTCGTCCCACTTGGTGGATTGGAAAATTCGCACCACGCTGTTTGATTTTTTGATTTACAAACCGAAATTCAATTCGGTCAGATAG
- a CDS encoding isochorismatase family protein translates to MENIDKHHCALLVIDMQEYFRTIASSILPNVVRLVEWCREQRIPVIFTRHAHQDPAQDGGMLARWWDDLIIDGTKAAQILSEVLPLTGEKIVTKKRYSAFFNTDLHHYLQLHNICQLIIAGVMTNLCCETTARDAFMHDYEVYFLSDGTATSHFEYHEATLLNLGYGFAHIVTCKEMMDAIGSSEQSR, encoded by the coding sequence GTGGAGAATATTGATAAACATCATTGCGCGCTATTGGTAATCGACATGCAGGAATATTTTCGGACCATCGCTTCGTCGATCCTGCCCAACGTCGTTCGACTCGTCGAATGGTGTCGCGAGCAGCGCATCCCAGTGATTTTCACCCGGCATGCGCATCAAGACCCTGCCCAGGACGGTGGAATGTTGGCAAGATGGTGGGATGACTTGATCATTGATGGGACGAAAGCCGCTCAAATTTTATCAGAAGTTTTGCCTCTAACAGGGGAAAAAATTGTCACCAAAAAGCGATACAGCGCATTTTTCAACACTGATCTGCACCATTATTTGCAATTGCACAACATTTGCCAATTGATCATTGCTGGCGTAATGACCAATCTCTGCTGCGAAACAACCGCTCGGGATGCCTTCATGCATGATTATGAGGTCTATTTTCTCAGCGATGGGACTGCCACCAGTCATTTTGAATATCATGAAGCTACTTTGTTAAATTTGGGCTATGGATTTGCCCATATCGTTACCTGCAAGGAAATGATGGATGCGATCGGTTCATCGGAGCAATCAAGATGA
- a CDS encoding SH3 domain-containing protein, giving the protein MNKYAFPILIILITGMLAGCGPEFIDQHDRIRILSDTDIHSGPGQQFRKIGTVRAGSELILLESENDWHRVRLSSGQTGWIFRGVAQTIGPEKIVVIEDARIRRGPGEEYSAFAIAKKGRSLDARGQRGNWYLVDLPNGQSGWISKQDVRKESSFNLTPRQNTQIYQSPSPNAPVLMTANPGTELIQLRSEGNYYQVRLPGGSTGWVRQSDVTPVRERNLIVKERAAIKHGPSINYETAATVEKGTRLTVLSQRGDWYQVRTPQGKTGWIYKDFIVQSTTIASEAAPITVDEAPLYYVANTDCNIRQGPGTNNPILTRVKKGTILVRVGQLNEWFRVRLPDQRIGWVREDLVDYAPNVLITVDQSNIRRGPSTDFLIQSTVPKGTPLVKITEQDGWSKVYLPNGETGWIRNDLGVDTEQTLFTNQDCNVRDGPGTNYAIIERLRAGTPVIRVDKKNEWYQVRLPSRRMGWIREDLLRETPNQMVTNDRVNLRMGPGQVYQIITLLERNTPITVIGEDGDWYQVRLNDGRTGWIRKDMVSFSYYPGTSSIQSLDSEFYGSVDSYSSDVATAQTARRDIPSAYVWGSKPVRPAPVKITTTSAVNLRLGPSTDETVIKLLPAGTTVMRIDKRGEWYEVQTSDGTLGFAHESGFASGQSKIYTATSANLRYGPSTDYRVIRTLPEKTELTRLEQRDDWLYVQLASGEKGWVHKDLVGASKAPSPVPPLKTEPVSGSLITTEEAKILQGPDETHPTVKIVKLNTELRSLSKYRNWYEVETFDGQKGWIMDKYVREKENKKIIVIRKTEVRQEPNTQSSIVALVDVAQFYQPLMYASGWYRIQIKPGSTGWISEKDVMDLKYPEVYVNTNNADVMRFPDEKSSRVAVLKEGIQLIPLDENDEWLFVDLPSGDKGWIKKRLVNRQKHPRIQVVRDTQAYDQPSAGSILRSTLIKGDEFLALDFKNNWYKILLRGNTIGWVYGGHVKEITKGTLLVKENSLLRMGPGQDFRHITTVPAGERVKWLDQRGGWSQVQIKNGEVGWIYQEMAKNITLPPVTAQRTSPVYAGPGTNYAKVGEVIRGKQYAPIERRQEWYHIELFTGTSGWVPVSVFSQTKSRVVFTLDKANIYSGPGTHYAVVQQLQPAVDVTIIGMEGNWYHVQLQDGKRGYIRKDMVFDQ; this is encoded by the coding sequence ATGAATAAATACGCCTTCCCCATATTGATCATATTGATAACAGGCATGCTGGCTGGATGTGGTCCAGAGTTTATCGACCAGCACGATCGGATCAGAATCCTTTCGGATACTGATATTCACTCAGGGCCGGGTCAGCAGTTTCGCAAGATTGGGACAGTGAGAGCGGGTAGCGAGCTTATTTTGCTGGAATCGGAAAACGATTGGCACCGGGTTCGATTATCGAGTGGACAGACGGGCTGGATTTTTCGGGGCGTGGCGCAAACAATTGGCCCGGAGAAAATTGTAGTGATCGAAGACGCTAGAATTCGGCGCGGACCTGGCGAAGAATATAGCGCCTTTGCTATCGCCAAGAAAGGCCGTTCTTTGGATGCCAGGGGACAGCGCGGCAATTGGTATTTGGTCGATTTGCCAAATGGCCAAAGCGGCTGGATCTCAAAGCAAGATGTTCGAAAAGAGAGCTCGTTCAATCTCACGCCACGGCAAAATACACAAATTTACCAATCCCCAAGCCCGAATGCGCCAGTTCTGATGACGGCCAATCCCGGTACTGAGTTGATTCAATTGAGGAGCGAGGGGAATTATTATCAGGTTCGGCTACCAGGTGGCAGCACTGGCTGGGTACGTCAGAGCGATGTGACGCCAGTTCGGGAGCGAAATTTAATCGTGAAGGAGCGAGCTGCGATCAAGCATGGGCCATCGATCAATTATGAGACAGCAGCGACCGTAGAAAAGGGGACGCGCCTGACTGTCCTTAGCCAGCGAGGAGATTGGTATCAAGTTCGTACCCCGCAGGGAAAAACGGGCTGGATTTATAAAGACTTTATCGTGCAAAGCACCACGATTGCCAGTGAAGCTGCGCCCATCACCGTCGATGAAGCGCCCCTTTATTATGTTGCCAACACCGACTGCAATATCCGGCAGGGGCCTGGGACGAACAATCCTATTCTGACTCGTGTAAAAAAGGGAACCATCCTAGTTCGCGTGGGGCAACTTAACGAATGGTTCCGTGTTCGCCTCCCAGATCAGCGCATCGGTTGGGTCCGCGAAGACTTAGTCGATTATGCCCCCAATGTGCTGATCACGGTAGATCAGAGCAACATCCGGCGTGGCCCAAGCACTGATTTCCTCATTCAATCCACAGTTCCAAAAGGGACCCCTTTAGTCAAAATTACTGAACAAGATGGCTGGTCCAAGGTATATTTGCCTAATGGTGAGACTGGTTGGATTCGAAATGATCTTGGCGTCGATACCGAGCAGACCTTATTTACGAATCAGGATTGCAATGTGCGCGATGGCCCTGGAACCAATTATGCAATTATTGAACGACTTCGAGCTGGGACTCCAGTTATTCGGGTCGACAAAAAGAATGAATGGTACCAGGTGCGATTACCATCCCGTCGGATGGGCTGGATTCGAGAAGATCTTTTGCGGGAAACCCCCAATCAGATGGTGACAAACGATCGGGTTAACCTCCGCATGGGACCAGGACAGGTATATCAAATTATCACGCTTTTGGAGAGGAATACGCCAATTACCGTTATCGGTGAGGATGGCGATTGGTATCAGGTAAGACTGAACGATGGCCGGACTGGTTGGATTCGAAAGGATATGGTTTCATTTTCTTACTATCCAGGGACGTCATCAATTCAATCTTTGGATTCCGAGTTCTACGGATCTGTAGACAGCTATTCGTCAGATGTCGCGACTGCACAGACAGCTCGGCGCGACATCCCGTCCGCGTACGTATGGGGTTCAAAGCCAGTGAGACCGGCTCCAGTCAAAATCACCACAACCTCTGCTGTCAATTTGCGGCTGGGGCCCAGCACCGATGAAACTGTGATCAAATTGCTTCCCGCTGGGACAACGGTCATGCGGATCGACAAACGGGGCGAGTGGTATGAAGTGCAGACCAGCGATGGAACGCTTGGTTTTGCCCATGAAAGTGGTTTTGCCTCTGGGCAGAGCAAGATCTACACCGCCACCAGTGCCAATTTGCGGTATGGGCCAAGCACAGATTATCGGGTGATTAGGACCTTGCCCGAAAAAACCGAATTGACTCGGCTCGAGCAGCGCGATGACTGGCTTTACGTCCAGCTTGCCAGTGGCGAGAAGGGCTGGGTACATAAAGACCTGGTGGGCGCATCAAAGGCACCGTCGCCAGTCCCGCCGCTGAAAACTGAGCCAGTTTCTGGCTCCTTGATCACCACCGAGGAAGCCAAAATCCTGCAAGGGCCTGACGAAACTCATCCCACGGTCAAAATCGTAAAGCTCAATACCGAACTTCGAAGCCTCAGCAAATATCGAAACTGGTATGAAGTGGAGACGTTTGACGGACAAAAGGGATGGATCATGGATAAATATGTGCGCGAGAAAGAGAACAAAAAGATCATCGTGATCCGCAAAACTGAAGTTCGCCAAGAGCCCAATACCCAATCCTCGATCGTTGCCCTCGTCGATGTGGCACAATTTTATCAGCCGTTAATGTATGCAAGTGGATGGTATCGCATTCAGATCAAGCCTGGGAGCACCGGCTGGATCTCTGAAAAAGATGTGATGGACCTGAAATATCCAGAAGTCTATGTCAATACCAACAACGCCGATGTGATGAGATTCCCGGATGAAAAATCCAGTCGGGTGGCAGTTTTGAAGGAAGGGATTCAACTGATCCCGTTAGATGAGAATGACGAATGGTTGTTTGTGGATCTGCCTAGCGGTGACAAAGGCTGGATCAAGAAACGATTGGTCAATCGGCAAAAACACCCGCGGATTCAGGTGGTGAGAGATACCCAGGCATATGACCAACCTTCGGCTGGAAGTATTCTAAGATCTACCTTGATTAAGGGCGATGAGTTTCTGGCATTAGATTTTAAAAATAACTGGTACAAAATCTTGCTCCGAGGGAATACGATTGGTTGGGTATACGGGGGACATGTGAAAGAAATCACCAAAGGGACGCTTCTGGTGAAGGAGAATTCTCTGTTGCGCATGGGACCAGGGCAGGACTTTCGGCACATCACCACCGTGCCGGCTGGGGAGCGGGTCAAGTGGCTCGATCAACGGGGCGGCTGGAGCCAGGTGCAGATCAAAAACGGGGAGGTCGGCTGGATTTATCAAGAGATGGCCAAAAATATCACATTGCCACCGGTGACGGCCCAAAGAACCTCCCCAGTATATGCCGGGCCAGGTACCAATTACGCCAAAGTAGGGGAGGTCATCCGAGGCAAGCAATATGCGCCGATTGAAAGGCGCCAGGAATGGTATCATATCGAACTGTTTACTGGCACCTCAGGCTGGGTTCCAGTATCCGTATTTTCTCAAACTAAGTCTCGGGTCGTTTTTACCCTCGACAAAGCCAATATTTACTCAGGCCCCGGGACCCATTATGCCGTTGTCCAACAACTTCAGCCAGCCGTAGATGTCACCATTATCGGCATGGAAGGGAATTGGTATCATGTCCAACTTCAAGATGGCAAGCGCGGCTATATTCGCAAAGATATGGTGTTTGATCAATAA
- a CDS encoding VUT family protein, with protein sequence MIYVLIYLSAIVLANLLVLWFGPKVTVINALVLIGLDLTVRDRLHDRWHHRQLWLKMFLLIFAGSLITYLLNRSSLMIGIASVVAFSSAAVVDSIIYSILFRKQFLIKANGSNVGGALVDSVLFPTIAFGVFMPLIVIGQFLAKVSGGFFWSMILDRLRRRQ encoded by the coding sequence ATGATTTATGTGCTAATTTATTTGAGCGCGATCGTGCTGGCAAATCTATTGGTCCTATGGTTCGGTCCAAAAGTGACTGTCATTAATGCTTTGGTGCTAATTGGACTGGATCTTACGGTCCGGGACCGATTGCATGATCGGTGGCATCATCGACAACTTTGGCTGAAAATGTTCCTGCTGATATTTGCTGGGTCGCTGATCACTTATCTGTTGAATCGTTCCTCGCTCATGATCGGCATCGCAAGTGTAGTGGCATTTAGCAGCGCAGCAGTTGTAGACAGCATCATTTATTCAATTCTATTCAGAAAACAATTTTTGATTAAAGCCAATGGTTCCAACGTTGGAGGCGCTCTGGTCGATTCAGTGCTTTTTCCAACTATTGCATTTGGCGTGTTCATGCCCCTGATCGTAATAGGGCAATTTTTAGCCAAGGTGAGTGGGGGATTTTTTTGGTCAATGATATTAGATCGGCTGCGGCGAAGGCAATAG